In Fusobacterium hwasookii, a single window of DNA contains:
- the pdxA gene encoding 4-hydroxythreonine-4-phosphate dehydrogenase PdxA has translation MKTKIAIPMGDPAGVGPEIVEKTAVSKEILDLCDLVVIGDKKVLEKATEICQVDLKIHTIKNVEEGKYEKGILNVIDLENVDMNTLEYGQVQGMCGKAAFEYIKKCVELAMEHKVDAIATTPINKESLKAGNVNYIGHTEILGDLSNSRDPLTMFEVDNMRVFFLTRHMSLRKACDAITKERVLEYIERCTKALKQLGVSGKMAVAGLNPHSGEHGLFGDEEVKEITPAIEEAQKLGYDVVGPVGADSVFHQALQGRYVAVLSLYHDQGHIATKTYDFERTIAITLDMPFLRTSVDHGTAFDIAGKGIVSAVSMIEAVKLAAKYAPNFKNIK, from the coding sequence ATGAAAACAAAAATAGCCATCCCTATGGGAGATCCTGCTGGTGTTGGACCTGAAATTGTTGAGAAAACAGCTGTTTCAAAAGAAATTTTAGATTTATGTGATTTAGTAGTGATTGGAGATAAAAAGGTTCTTGAAAAAGCCACAGAAATTTGTCAAGTTGACTTAAAAATTCACACTATAAAAAATGTTGAAGAAGGAAAATATGAGAAGGGTATTCTAAATGTAATTGATTTAGAAAATGTAGATATGAATACTTTAGAATACGGACAAGTACAAGGAATGTGTGGAAAAGCTGCCTTTGAATATATAAAAAAGTGTGTTGAATTAGCAATGGAACATAAAGTTGACGCTATTGCAACAACTCCAATTAACAAAGAATCTTTAAAAGCTGGAAATGTTAATTATATAGGACATACTGAAATATTAGGAGATCTATCAAATTCTAGAGACCCTTTAACAATGTTTGAAGTTGATAATATGAGAGTTTTCTTCTTAACCCGTCATATGTCATTAAGAAAAGCTTGTGATGCTATTACAAAGGAAAGAGTTCTAGAATATATAGAAAGATGTACAAAGGCTTTAAAACAATTAGGAGTAAGTGGAAAAATGGCAGTAGCTGGATTAAATCCTCACTCTGGTGAACATGGACTTTTTGGAGATGAAGAAGTTAAAGAAATAACTCCTGCAATAGAAGAAGCTCAAAAATTAGGTTATGATGTAGTTGGACCTGTTGGAGCAGATTCAGTTTTCCATCAAGCTCTACAAGGAAGATATGTAGCAGTTCTATCTCTATACCATGATCAAGGACATATTGCTACAAAAACTTATGATTTTGAAAGAACAATTGCTATAACTTTAGATATGCCATTTTTAAGGACTTCTGTTGACCATGGAACTGCTTTTGATATAGCAGGGAAAGGAATTGTAAGTGCTGTTAGTATGATAGAGGCTGTGAAATTAGCTGCAAAATATGCACCAAACTTTAAAAATATAAAATAA
- the uvrB gene encoding excinuclease ABC subunit UvrB, translated as MENNLFKIHSDYKPTGDQPTAIDSIVKNIENGVKDQVLLGVTGSGKTFTIANVIERVQRPSLIIAPNKTLAAQLYSEYKKFFPENAVEYFVSYYDYYQPEAYIKTTDTYIEKDSSVNDEIDKLRNAATAALIHRRDVIIVASVSSIYGLGSPDTYRRMTIPIDKQTGISRKELMKRLIALRYDRNDVAFERGQFRIKGDVIDIYPSYMSNGYRLEYWGDDLEEISEINTLTGQKVKKNLERIVIYPATQYLTADDDKDRIIQEIKDDLKVEVKKFEDDKKLLEAQRLRQRTEYDLEMITEIGYCKGIENYSRYLSGKKPGETPDTLFEYFPKDFLLFIDESHITVPQVRGMYNGDRARKESLVENGFRLKAALDNRPLRFEEFREKSNQTVFISATPGDFEVEVSDNHIAEQLIRPTGTVDPEIEIRPTKNQVDDLLDEIRKRVAKKERVLVTTLTKKIAEELTEYYIELGVKVKYMHSDIDTLERIEIIRALRKGEIDVIIGINLLREGLDIPEVSLVAIMEADKEGFLRSRRSLVQTIGRAARNVEGRVILYADIMTDSMKEAITETERRRKIQKEYNAYNHIDPKSIIKEIAEDLINLDYGIEEKKFENDKKVFRNKTDIEKEITKLEKKIKKLVEELDFEQAIVLRDEMLKLKELLLEF; from the coding sequence ATGGAAAATAATTTATTTAAAATACATTCAGATTATAAGCCAACAGGGGATCAACCCACTGCAATAGATAGTATAGTAAAAAATATAGAAAATGGAGTTAAAGACCAAGTTCTATTGGGAGTAACAGGTTCAGGAAAAACATTTACAATAGCTAATGTTATTGAAAGAGTGCAAAGACCATCTTTAATTATTGCACCAAATAAGACTTTGGCAGCACAACTTTACTCAGAATATAAAAAATTCTTCCCAGAGAATGCAGTGGAATATTTTGTTTCATATTATGATTACTATCAACCAGAAGCCTATATAAAGACAACAGATACATATATAGAGAAAGATTCATCAGTAAATGATGAAATAGATAAACTTCGTAATGCAGCAACAGCAGCCTTGATACATAGAAGAGATGTTATTATAGTTGCTTCTGTATCATCTATTTATGGATTGGGGTCTCCAGATACATATAGAAGAATGACAATACCAATAGATAAGCAGACAGGAATTTCAAGAAAAGAATTAATGAAAAGATTGATTGCTTTAAGATATGATAGAAATGATGTAGCTTTTGAAAGAGGGCAATTTAGAATAAAGGGAGATGTAATAGACATTTATCCATCATATATGAGTAATGGATATAGGCTAGAATATTGGGGAGATGATTTAGAAGAAATCTCTGAAATAAATACTTTAACAGGGCAAAAAGTTAAAAAGAATTTAGAAAGAATAGTTATCTATCCTGCAACCCAATATTTAACAGCAGATGATGATAAAGATAGAATTATACAAGAAATTAAAGATGATTTAAAAGTTGAAGTAAAAAAGTTTGAAGATGATAAAAAACTTTTAGAAGCTCAAAGACTGAGACAAAGAACAGAATATGATCTAGAAATGATAACTGAAATAGGTTATTGTAAAGGTATAGAAAATTATTCAAGGTATTTATCTGGTAAAAAACCTGGAGAAACACCAGATACACTATTTGAATATTTTCCAAAAGATTTTTTGCTATTTATAGATGAATCACATATTACAGTACCACAAGTAAGAGGAATGTACAATGGAGATAGAGCAAGAAAGGAATCTTTAGTTGAAAATGGTTTTAGATTAAAAGCTGCCTTAGATAACAGACCTCTAAGATTTGAAGAATTTAGAGAAAAATCAAATCAAACAGTTTTTATTTCAGCAACACCGGGTGATTTTGAAGTAGAAGTTTCTGATAATCATATAGCAGAACAACTTATAAGACCAACAGGTACAGTTGACCCAGAAATTGAAATAAGACCTACTAAAAACCAAGTTGATGACTTACTGGATGAAATAAGAAAAAGAGTAGCTAAAAAAGAAAGAGTTCTAGTTACTACTCTTACAAAGAAAATAGCAGAAGAATTAACAGAATATTATATTGAGCTAGGTGTAAAAGTGAAATATATGCACTCTGATATTGATACTTTGGAAAGAATTGAAATAATAAGAGCTTTAAGAAAAGGTGAAATTGATGTTATAATAGGAATTAACCTTTTAAGAGAAGGACTTGATATTCCAGAAGTTTCATTGGTAGCAATTATGGAAGCAGATAAGGAAGGATTTTTAAGAAGTAGAAGGTCTTTGGTTCAAACAATAGGTAGAGCTGCTAGAAATGTTGAAGGTAGAGTAATTTTATACGCTGATATTATGACAGATTCTATGAAAGAAGCTATAACTGAAACTGAAAGAAGAAGAAAAATTCAAAAGGAATATAATGCCTATAATCACATAGACCCAAAAAGCATTATAAAAGAGATAGCAGAAGATTTAATTAATTTAGATTATGGTATTGAAGAAAAGAAATTTGAAAATGATAAAAAAGTTTTTAGAAATAAAACAGATATTGAAAAAGAAATAACTAAGCTTGAAAAGAAAATTAAAAAGCTTGTTGAAGAATTAGATTTTGAACAGGCTATAGTTCTAAGAGACGAGATGTTAAAGTTAAAAGAATTATTATTAGAATTTTAG
- a CDS encoding ComEC/Rec2 family competence protein produces the protein MKKLFLLMILLVMLMLRFSLAVRVTEIFQKEVYRMNLSLEDGKIKVLKINNKYPLKNIYGKLGYKENGKYEGYFLVKSIKEYENIYFVELEDIKSTKIEDNFLEKYLQTLFNRAEEDYSYGTKNINRAILLGDNTRIRKDLKEKIRYIGLSYVFAMSGLHIGLVIGIFYFIFKKTIKNKRLIEILLLISITLYHLSVKESPSFTRAYIMAIVYLLGKLFYEKVDLGKTLFVSAVVSILINPTAIFSVSFQLSYGAMIAIIYIFPYVRKINYKKFKILDYILFTTTIQIFLIPITVYYFNSIQFLSVISNLILLPLASFYITVNYIALFLENFYLSFLLKPVIEILYKILIYLIDFFAELPYLSVEYENKNLIYIYIVFLVIIVVYKNIKQRD, from the coding sequence ATGAAAAAGTTATTCTTATTAATGATTTTATTAGTTATGTTAATGCTTAGATTTTCATTAGCAGTTAGAGTAACAGAAATTTTTCAAAAAGAAGTATACAGAATGAATTTAAGTCTTGAAGATGGGAAAATCAAGGTTTTAAAAATTAATAATAAATATCCTTTAAAAAATATATATGGAAAATTAGGATATAAAGAAAATGGGAAATATGAAGGATATTTTTTAGTAAAATCTATTAAAGAATATGAAAATATTTATTTTGTTGAACTTGAAGATATTAAATCTACAAAAATAGAAGATAATTTTTTAGAAAAATATCTTCAAACTCTTTTTAATAGAGCAGAAGAAGATTATTCTTATGGGACTAAAAATATAAATAGGGCAATTTTATTAGGAGATAATACTAGAATAAGAAAAGATTTAAAGGAAAAAATTAGATATATAGGTTTATCCTATGTTTTTGCTATGTCAGGACTACATATAGGATTGGTTATTGGTATTTTTTATTTTATTTTTAAGAAAACTATAAAAAATAAAAGATTAATTGAAATTTTACTTTTAATTTCAATCACTTTATATCATCTTTCAGTTAAAGAAAGTCCTTCATTTACAAGGGCATATATAATGGCTATAGTTTATTTACTAGGAAAATTATTTTATGAAAAAGTTGATTTAGGAAAGACATTATTTGTGAGTGCAGTAGTGTCAATTCTTATTAATCCAACAGCTATTTTTTCTGTATCTTTTCAACTTTCTTATGGAGCTATGATAGCAATAATATATATTTTTCCTTATGTAAGAAAGATAAATTATAAGAAATTTAAAATTTTAGATTATATTCTATTTACAACAACTATTCAAATATTCTTAATACCTATAACAGTTTATTATTTTAATAGCATACAATTCTTATCTGTGATATCCAATTTAATACTATTACCATTAGCAAGTTTCTATATTACAGTAAACTATATAGCATTATTTTTAGAAAATTTTTATCTATCATTTTTGTTAAAACCTGTTATTGAAATTCTTTATAAGATTTTAATTTATCTTATAGATTTCTTTGCAGAATTACCTTATTTATCAGTGGAATATGAAAATAAAAATTTGATATATATTTATATAGTTTTTTTAGTTATAATTGTAGTGTATAAAAATATAAAACAAAGGGATTAG
- a CDS encoding MFS transporter, producing the protein MKKLTTKVQVLYALGVSYAIVDQIFAQWILYFYLPSENSGLKPFMAPVLVSIALAVSRFVDMITDPLVGFLSDKYNSKFGRRIPFVAVGTIPLILVTIAFFYPPTSSERASFYYLMMIGSLFFNFYTIVGAPYNALIPEIGRTPEERLNLSTWQSVFRLSYTAIAIILPGILIKMIGGDDVLFGIRGMIIFLCVIVFIGLTVTVFTVRERDYSTGEVSNVSFKDTIGIIIKNKNFILYLFGMMFFFIGFNNLRAIMNYYVEDIMGYGKKEITIASALLFGAAAICFYPTNKLSKKYGYRKIMLCCLAMLIVTTSMLFFLGKVFPVNFGFVLFGLIGIPLAGAAFIFPPAMLSEISTQISEDSGARIEGLSFGIQGFFMKTSFLISIVTLPIILVMGNDVSIISAITSGVSKVEKTGIYLASLSSVFFFIISFIFYYKYSDSKKADIKK; encoded by the coding sequence ATGAAAAAATTAACAACAAAAGTTCAAGTGTTATATGCACTTGGAGTGAGCTATGCTATTGTGGATCAAATATTTGCACAATGGATATTATATTTTTATTTGCCATCAGAAAACTCTGGTTTAAAACCATTTATGGCACCAGTTTTAGTTTCAATAGCCTTGGCAGTTTCAAGATTTGTGGATATGATAACAGATCCTTTAGTTGGTTTTTTATCTGATAAATACAATAGTAAATTTGGAAGAAGAATACCCTTTGTTGCAGTTGGAACTATTCCATTAATATTAGTGACAATAGCATTTTTCTATCCACCAACAAGCAGTGAAAGAGCAAGTTTTTATTATTTAATGATGATTGGTTCACTGTTCTTCAATTTTTATACGATAGTTGGAGCACCATATAATGCATTGATTCCTGAAATTGGAAGAACTCCAGAGGAAAGATTAAATTTATCAACTTGGCAGTCTGTTTTTAGATTATCTTATACAGCGATAGCAATTATTTTACCCGGAATTTTAATTAAAATGATAGGTGGAGATGATGTACTTTTTGGAATAAGAGGAATGATAATATTTCTATGCGTTATAGTTTTCATAGGGCTTACTGTTACAGTATTCACAGTTAGAGAAAGAGATTATTCAACAGGAGAAGTTTCAAATGTAAGTTTTAAAGATACAATAGGAATTATAATAAAAAATAAGAATTTTATTCTATATCTTTTTGGAATGATGTTTTTCTTTATAGGTTTCAACAATTTAAGAGCTATTATGAATTACTATGTTGAAGATATTATGGGTTATGGAAAAAAAGAAATTACTATTGCTTCAGCATTATTATTTGGAGCAGCAGCTATTTGTTTCTATCCAACAAATAAACTATCTAAAAAATATGGATATAGAAAAATTATGTTATGTTGCTTAGCAATGCTTATAGTTACAACATCTATGTTATTTTTCTTAGGGAAAGTATTCCCTGTTAATTTTGGCTTTGTTCTATTTGGCCTTATTGGTATACCTCTTGCAGGGGCAGCATTTATTTTTCCACCTGCTATGCTAAGTGAAATAAGTACGCAAATTAGTGAGGATTCAGGAGCAAGAATAGAAGGGCTTTCATTTGGAATACAAGGCTTCTTTATGAAAACTTCGTTTTTAATTTCAATAGTAACTTTACCAATAATTTTAGTTATGGGAAATGATGTTAGCATAATATCAGCTATAACAAGTGGAGTTAGTAAGGTTGAAAAAACAGGAATTTATCTAGCTTCATTAAGTTCAGTATTTTTCTTTATAATTTCATTTATTTTTTATTATAAATACTCAGATAGTAAGAAAGCTGATATAAAGAAATAA